In Mastomys coucha isolate ucsf_1 unplaced genomic scaffold, UCSF_Mcou_1 pScaffold20, whole genome shotgun sequence, one DNA window encodes the following:
- the Tmsb10 gene encoding thymosin beta-10, whose translation MADKPDMGEIASFDKAKLKKTETQEKNTLPTKETIEQEKRSEIS comes from the exons ATGGCAGACAAGCCGGACATGGGGGAAATCGCCAGCTTCGATAAGGCCAAGCTGAAAAAAACCGAGACGCAGGAGAAGAACACCCTGCCGACCAAAGAGA CCATTGAACAGGAAAAGAGGAGTGAAATCTCCTAA